ttaaatacatattaggAAATGATGAAGAAATTGAGGAAATACACCCTTTTTGCTACTGCTAATAGCGTACgcaataactatttttaagaaaaatcttaTCACTTTTAAATGATCAGAaccaaatcaaattttaatgggttttgaataaagaaagagtcatttaaataagttcACACAGTCGAAACCAATGAGATAAGAAAgcgaaaaacaaaaacagttgATTCAtgcctcctccttttttgaagtcggttaaaaagagAACTGATCATGCAAGAAAAGCCCCATAGatcttatttctttataaagttaataattttttacatacacagtttatataaagtggtaaattattgtatattatacaattggAGTGGTATCGAATCCGCCAGTTGCGTAAAGTGCCTGTCCCAAGAGGTCATGGTACAAGTTACAAACTAGATGTCTAGATATAGTCTAGACTAGAAATAACGGTAtgtgtagtttatttataaattactttaaaacatGATCTTTGAACGAGGTCTCAACCACATGAATCGTCGTGAAATGCCACAAaatttcgtaaataaattgtaatataatttattgatattttataatttaattgcatcgaacaaagtattatttattgcaatttgaAAACTAtagtgtgtgtatgtatgttagaacatattacataaatgaCTTGAAGAATTGTAAGATAATGTTTTAACTACTAAAAGGTTTCTCAagataaaatcaatacaataaaagctTATATCTTGTTCCAATAACTAATTGTAACGTTTATAAACTTACTTAACAAGTCGATTGCAAGTGACCGAGCTGTGGATGAAACTTCCTCACTCTCCTTTctaatgattttgttttttaattcaacttttatccatactaatgttatagaggtgaagagtttgttgGGTTGAACgagctaatctcaagaactactgacccgatttgaaaaattctttcagtgttagatagcctcTTTATCGAggttataggttatatatgtactacgggggAAGTCGggtcggaccgctagtaattaatgtacctcaaatatatcttttttattgtaagcCAAATTTCCTCCCGCAGCTTCGTTATCAGaatgaaagaagaaagaaataaattaattgtcaatacaaaaaacaaacaccgTATGTGCGGTGAACAGAAAACAAAAAGATTTGCTTCTGATCAGGGGGAAAAAATTACAGTTCTGGGGTTTTACCCGCATAGGTTTCCTAAGATTTTCGGAAAAACTTCTCTTTTtcctgtttccttttcttgatgaaattatagtttttaataggTATAAAACACacttatatatcattttgCCATAATGTTGTTTGCTTATTATTATGggttgtattaaattatttgtataatacatttatatctatttttctattacgAAATTTAGCTTCTAAAAGAGATAATAGAATAagattaatgataaaaaatgaagTATACGGACACAAAAGACTAAAAAGGCTTTGTCATGGGGTGAAAGGCGAGCAAGGACTGGCCAATCGGGTGACCATGTTCACACAATAATagaggtatattttttatttttcatttttaaatgaaatattattttattgaagtacTAAGTATTGtatttgcttttgttttaaatctagTTCTGGGGCTTTATCCGCATAGTTCTCATTTCCGTAGAATTTTCTAGATAAAAACTTCCCTTCGTCCTGTCTCAGATATATCTTTGTATccaattttatccaaatctgTACAGTGGTATAGGCAGTAAGAAGAAATGAACAGCGAGTTActttagaattattaatatttgaaggGATAGTTGGGATAGCAGTGATTTTAACACAAACTGTGTCCAACAGGtactaataaactattttgtttttttttatccctcTACAATCCTAAGTCGGAGCACATGGTTAATCGAATGACCTTAGGAAatcgtatttgttattatttaaataaaaaaaatctttaaagatATGACATGCGATAAATATTATCAGTGAGGTTCATATTACAGACATAACCTCTAATAATATTCCCTGAGACAGGGTTAGGATATGTTTCTAAGGTTAGATCAAGGTCTAAGGACggatattatattacagtGCTAATTCCGGATGGTATATACATTACGTTATATACATAGGGGTCTATTTGACCTCctatgtaattatgtatttcaatgTACCGCTAACAAGGAATTTCCGAAAAGTCATAGATCCACaactttattcatattttaaatcattgtgTGTGTCTGTGCTTGTAAAAGTCACGTTATCACATACGACGATTAATTGACTCAGAAAGTTACAGAGATCTTtgactttgtttttaaatggtCAGAACTCGACCACATATAAGTGGAACAAGTGGTCATCAGAATCATACAAATCGGCTTATCCCTCACAAAGTTATAAGGTAACAAACcctaaaacacaattaaactgataacaaataatattataaaataatagcataATGATCGGAACAGAATTATAAACCATACAAAAAAACGTAATAACTAAATCAGTacatagtaaaattttaaagcattcaaatgctttgcttagaaaaaaattgattttcacCTCATGACcgaatttttacatttaaatttgggtcatttaatatgaaactgtaaatgtttttgttgccTCTTGTTTCAATGATATAGACACCCTACAGTATTGAAGGTTCGTGGCCAAGTTGGATAACTGGCGCTAGCTCGAGGCAAAATGTGCAATGCACTTGCAGTTTTTTGCCagttcttattaaaattaccaaaCTTTAAGATGAACTTTTAGATAATGAAGATGTTTATGATTGAATTTCAATATACCCGTAATGAAACTTTTGTAACTCGCTTTTTTAGACttttttaatgacatattGAATACTTAAATGAAAACACCCTACCCAAAGTCTTAAATACTTTCCTTGTCCCTTTTCCCTGCAGACAAAACGGGCATTTGCAGAAGAACTTTTGCAGAAACGGGTGATGTATGGGCTGTGGTGGCTTACCATCGATCCAGAGAGTTTCTGAATCAGAAACTAgctctaatataaaaaaatagcaaaattaaACTCTGTAAAATTCGAGCAATTTACGTTAATATTTGCTAACAGTCTCTACTGTTTTTGCTTCAATAAATACGTACAATTCTAACATATCGCCTTCAATTTACGGATGAACACTCATTCGATTGACCGTTGCAAAACGGGCcaattacaaaatgtatacTTTATCTGATTTAACGGTTTAAATTTACACCTATTCAAGTCGAATTACCCATTTTGCTATGTTAAACGGTGAAGCAATGACGTGTATTTatgaattgaatttgttttcatgCTCATTTTGCAACAAACAAGCGAAAAAAAATTGCTGGAATATAATTGCATTAGTAAGTCACgtagaatcataaaaaaaaaaaaattaaacagacaAATTTACTTCTAAACAATTGAGTTTCTATTTATTGGTAGCATAAGACTGAAGATATTATGACAATATTACGTTTACGTTGTTTCCTTATTtatggaaattaaatttttttttctaaactcCAGATaacaatgattaattataaccTAATAAAGGAACTATGCTTACACAATACAATCTTTGTTATGTACGATATTATATCACATGGAGCAAGATAAGTCCATGAGCGTTCCGGTGTCCGACTCTGTTCCGACTATTGTTTTAACGCGTAATGCACTTTCATTGTATTACTAGCACTTTAGAACAAAATTTCTGGACTGTAACTTAGttcttaacatttttttccttaaaagTTTTCCAGGCCTCCATTATGTTAATCTTTTGAAATTCTATTACAGGGTGAAGGCACATCGCGAGTAAGCAGAAGACCAACCACAACTGATAGAAGTTcaagtaatattaatagagCAGAAGATTATCAACCAACATTCCGACCGAGGGGTATAAGAAGAAGAGAAGAAAGTCCCGAACCAATAACTCCTCGATCAAGAAGTAGAAGTAGATTGCCAGAGAAAGAAAATGTAGTCGCTCAAATCGACGTTACTCAAGCTCAACAATCACGACCAAATGAGCAATTTGAATCAAGAAGATCGAATTCTCGAACAAGAACAAGGCCTACTGAAATCACAGCAACTTCTGAAAAGACATTAAGTCGTGAAAATGTTATTCGGGCCAGATCACGACAAAGTGGACGAAGAAATTCTCCCACTCCACTAAGCCAAACTCAAGCCACTGTTACTTTATCCTCGAGGTCAGTGGATACAAAACAGGACGCATCAAATGTCAAATTAGATGAAATATCTAAACCCATTCCAACTGCTGAAACTATTCCTGCTAATCAGTTTCGAAGGCGGAGTTCAACAGTAAGCACATTAGAAGAGACAAAACCTGCACGATCCCGAGGACGATATGATTCTAGAATAAATACAAGCTCACTTGATTTAGAAGTTTCTGGCACAACAAACACATTTACTGCTACAGCCAAGGAACAGTCTGTATTACGAGAAAATGATTTACGGAATTCAAGGAAGTTGAGGTACAAAACAAGAACATCAGAAACGGATACTAATTTAACTGGAGATGGAATAGTCGCGACGAATGAAGTCATAAAATCTAGTCAAAAAAATGACTTAACTAGTCAAAGAGAAACAAAATCACCTAGTTCATCGACTACTGAAAGAGTTTCTTCATCTACCGGTACTTTAAAATCAATGAAAGTTGTTAGACGGCCAATTTCTCGTGGTACTTCAACTAAATCAGTTGTTGTGAAAAATAAGTCTAAAGTTTCCGATGAGATAAGCGAGGATGACAATTATCCGGAGAGTTTTAAAGCTCTAATACAAGCTAAAAATGCGGTAAGTTTATACAGTTCCTACTGTGTAGGTCACAACTTCTTTTTATCTATAgacaatatttatgtgtttatttaaatgcaaaatcaAAACTAACACTCTTTATCAGGTAATACTAACACATGGTATAAAAGTATACTAAATTTTCATGAACCAATTCTTTTCACTTTCAGACACAACCAAACTCTCCGTCAAGCGAGAGTTTGTCAGTGAAAGCATCACAAGTTTCTAAAACTTACGCTTCACCCACACAATCCATCATCACGGGTCCTGGCACTGACAAAAATTCTCGGGTAATATACACAGAAAAGAAAAACTATTCTACATCGTacatatattacttaaaattcCATTGGATATCTGAGCTCTTGCTAATAAATCCAcccacattttttatattttttaattaccttcATTAACTGTCACGACCGTTACATCGATTGATTAATAGATACTTACATAAACTTACCGGTAGTCAGGCATGGAAGTAAAATAACAATGCATCAAAATCACTTTACCCAAACTGTGGAAAtaatcttcttttttattaattaatgaaattgacTTTTCAGCTTCGCAAAAAAGTGAAATTAGAAGAAAATTCAGATActgatcaaaataaaattggaacaATTGCAACAACAACAATATTAACAACTACAACAAGTACAACGAGTTCTACTACGACAACTTCTACTACCACAGAACAGTCAAAGTCTCGGTCTTCTGCTTACCGTCCACGTGGATCGTATTTAccgagaaataaaaaagtaaatagtaCTCCTTCTGACATCTCCAGTACATCAGCTAGTCCCAGCACAGAAAGACAATACAAATTTAGtcgaaaatttaaaagtgtaaCAAATGCGCCCAATACTGATGTAGTTCTGAAAACAAAACGAGTAGATAATTCTATAACAAAAAAGCCAGTAATCCGTTCATCATTATTTTCGAGAAAAAATGACCCACCGAACAATGCCACAGTAATACCATTAAATGAAAATCGTAAACGCGACCGCGTCCAATCagctaattattttaaagttagaaGAACATTACCAAGCACGTCATATTATTCAAGGCAAAGGAACAATATATCAAGTACCACAGAAACAAATACTGTAGTCGATACTGAGACTGCTATCGCTGATAAAAAGACCGAAAACTCAAATGATCTTCCTTTAATtttcacttatttaaataatccacCAAAATCTACAAACAAGCACAATGAAAGCGAGAAATTTTCACGTGAAAATAGTACTGAAAatgagataataaataaagcggAGGAaagtgaaaacaaaattattgtaaacacTGAAGTAACTACTCAAAAATATCATGCAAACTATAAGGGAGATACTGAACCTAATCAAAAATCGGTGACAAGCGCTACTCCAGCCATTAGAAATATTCAGACTAGAAAGTATGGACGTAAACCTATAAAAACAAGGGATCAAGCTTTGAATTCATCTCCagtgatttttaaaacaaaagaacgAAATGTACGAAAATATAGCGATACATTTTCCAAAACAACTGAGGCTCCAGGAAATAGCGTAAGTTAATtagttgaattattttttccaGAATAATTGAACGTGAACCATTAATTTGGAGGTGTGTACTGTGTACTAGCTTTACATCCAcatgtatgttttaattgttcaTCAGTTTATCCACTAATgacatattcatataaaaagaacATTACCATACATTTTAACTCGACAGCTACAACTCACATTTTTCAGATACAACCAGAACCCgaaaaacctaaaaataagtttagttCCAAATACAGAGCATCTTATTTAGATAAGCCATTTTACAAACCCACTGTTCCCACGGTCACTCCATCTACTGTAAGTAACATTTTCATgacatatttacaattattaatacagattaaactcatttattattaacatactgAATTAACATTTGAATCAAACCGACCAAATCCcctttatgaaatttatgagACATCATTTACTAACTGCATTTATCCTATCTAACAAAATTGCAATAATCATTATGGCATTACAAAGTTTTATGTACGTTGGAGAATATGATCAGTTTTATTTGCAACATAATGANNNNNNNNNNNNNNNNNNNNNNNNNNNNNNNNNNNNNNNNNNNNNNNNNNNNNNNNNNNNNNNNNNNNNNNNNNNNNNNNNNNNNNNNNNNNNNNNNNNNNNNNNNNNNNNNNNNNNNNNNNNNNNNNNNNNNNNNNNNNNNNNNNNNNNNNNNNNNNNNNNNNNNNNNNNNNNNNNNNNNNNNNNNNNNNNNNNNNNNNNNNNNNNNNNNNNNNNNNNNNNNNNNNNNNNNNNNNNNNNNNNNNNNNNNNNNNNNNNNNNNNNNNNNNNNNNNNNNNNNNNNNNNNNNNNNNNNNNNNNNNNNNNNNNNNNNNNNNNNNNNNNNNNNNNNNNNNNNNNNNNNNNNNNNNNNNNNNNNNNNNNNNNNNNNNNNNNNNNNNNNNNNNNNNNNNNNNNNNNNNNNNNNNNNNNNNNNNNNNNNNNNNNNNNNNNNNNNNNNNNNNNNNNNNNNNNNNNNNNNNNNNNNNNNNNNNNNNNNNNNNNNNNNNNNNNNNNNNNNNNNNNNNNNNNNNNNNNNNNNNNNNNNNNNNNNNNNNNNNNNNNNNNNNNNNNNNNNNNNNNNNNNNNNNNNNNNNNNNNNNNNNNNNNNNNNNNNNNNNNNNNNNNNNNNNNNNNNNNNNNNNNNNNNNNNNNNNNNNNNNNNNNNNNNNNNNNNNNNNNNNNNNNNNNNNNNNNNNNNNNNNNNNNNNNNNNNNNNNNNNNNNNNNNNNNNNNNNNNNNNNNNNNNNNNNNNNNNNNNNNNNNNNNNNNNNNNNNNNNNNNNNNNNNNNNNNNNNNNNNNNNNNNNNNNNNNNNNNNNNNNNNNNNNNNNNNNNNNNNNNNNNNNNNNNNNNNNNNNNNNNNNNNNNNNNNNNNNNNNNNNNNNNNNNNNNNNNNNNNNNNNNNNNNNNNNNNNNNNNNNNNNNNNNNNNNNNNNNNNNNNNNNNNNNNNNNNNNNNNNNNNNNNNNNNNNNNNNNNNNNNNNNNNNNNNNNNNNNNNNNNNNNNNNNNNNNNNNNNNNATTGCAATAATCATTATGGCATTACAAAGTTTTATGTACGTTGGAGAATATGATCAGTTTTATTTGCAACATAATGATCATTGcacaaatttttcaaaacctTACTATCACTGTTTAAAcaaagttgaaataaaaaaatatgtaacgaGAAGTTTCTTGTTGCTAAAGGCTGGGCTGAAATTCTTCGTGACTGATGAGTTTACAAAGTCCGTCGATGAGCCGATATTGTACGGGAATGAGTTCTCTGATGTCACAACAGAAATAATGTCAAGAATGAACGTCACATCATCAGCATTATCTCACGAATCATCCTTAGAACTGGTTAATGGAATCATTTAGACTTACCATCGCATCACTATTCACCTTTGCATTTCCCacttttgtataatatgttaattaagcTGTCATAAGgagacaattaaatttttcattgcatttaattaactttgatAGATTGTCtcctaattataatatatttagaataatttaattatatttatgaattgaactgtgtttaaataatcagattgctttaaaattatttaaacacagttttgtttacaaactaataaaaacatgtagaATATCATTACACTAACAAcatgaagaaattaaataaatttcattttaacattttgttttaatgttgtacattcattttatttatgtaatatacattaaataccaAAATTATCTTCAAATATCTTGTTTAGGTAGTCATTtacttaaaagtaataaagagGCTTTGGTCTATGCACATCTTTTCAGTATTCCAGGGTATCTTggtaatctttataaatatcttctttttattatcttgttctttatttctatactTATGGGTGAGAACACCTTTTATTTCAGGAACAGGGAGAAGAAATACAATTAGGGCCCGAATTGAATGCTATAGCTATAACTAAGACACGTCGGCCATTAACTTCGGCCGATTTGAGACTGTCTGAAAGCTTGACGAAACCTTTACAAGTATTAAATGTTGAAGCATCACAACATTCACCATCAGTAACAGTATCCATATTTGATGCTTTAGCTGAAATACTCACGTCAACGCCAAAACCTCGAATCTCTACAACGACCGAAGTTTTACCAAAACAAACTACCGATTCCAATGTAAAGCAAACACTTAATGGCGTGAGTAACAACGTTAATGTAAATAGTGGCACAGGCTTTGCAAGTAAGGAAACGGTAACATCAAAGGATAATTTGAACACAAATGCTATGTTTGTACAAACCACTGAAcagaataaacaaattgtgTTTAACAGTATGCCGGTTGGGGAAAATGTTACACCGTCACTAAAAGCAGAAGACGAAAAAACCATCTCTGTTACCCCACCCCAAACAACTTCCACTCCTCCTCCTACTACTCCTTTGTCTGCCCGTAAACCATTTGCTATCAGAGTTTTATATTCTGAAACTGAAACTCCAATTGACAGAATGACAACTGCTGCATCAACAACAAATGTGCTGTCTACTGACAAACCGACAATGGTATATAATAGCATATCTGAtcttttattatctaataacGGACTAGTTTCTTCTGGACTAACAAGCATGTTATCGAGTAACATTAGAAGCATTATTGAAGGTATGGACGAAGAAAGTAAATCTAGGCTATCTGTAGGTATGACTAATTTGTTAAACACGTTGAATCCTGACGCTTTTAGCAGGGTTCCGATAGTTGATGATAGTTCCCCTCCTAATACTACGCCTTACAGTTTGGAGGATATTAAAGACActgcaaatattaatataataaatgaaccaTCTGACGATACAAATAATGTCCTCCAAAGTGTAgacattgaaaaaattgtaaatagcaCGGAAATGCTTGATAATTCACAAATGGTCAATACTGAGTCTAGCGTGTctgtaaatacaatacaacCCACGGAAATTACCGAAACTACCGTATTTGCATCTGATACAGAGACATCAATTATTGATACTACCATAAGACAAGATTTACAGGTCTCTACTAGTACTATCAAAACTACAGAATTATTTATCTCTGAATCAGGTTCAAGTACAATTACTAACAATGATATTATCCCTGAAAACTCCACCGAGGACCCTGTTAACAATCTTAAATCAGTCCTATCTTCTACCAACTCTCCAAAAGAAGACGTTATTCCTATTGAATTAAACAGTTTGCGAGAAGATTCTCTAGATACTCAATTACAATCACCAGTTTCTTCAATTCAGTTGTCACTAAATGAATCAGATGAAGCTAATGATTTGCAAGATCCAGGACAAGTGTCACAACTACAATTGTGGGTATTGTCAAAAAAAGCTCGCGTTCTCAAAATGATTGAAGATCTATTACGTGAtcataacaatgaaattagTAATCCACCATTCAATAACCTCATTAATCGCAAAAACAGCTCAAGTGCCTTAATGTCTAGTCGCTTGACGGAGATAATGAATACCATGACCTTGACGACTGTTACTTCTGACActgataaaattgaaacaagTTCAACAACATTTCCTAACGATTTCCTTAATCCCACGACTAAATCCATTACCACATCCCCATCAACAGTTCCTTTAGAAACCACTACAACTAACAATGCATTTATAGCAACTACCCTAATCAATGACGATCcattaacaaatacaataaaaactgaTGAATCAACGTTAGAGACTGCTAGCAATGTTGCTGATGCGTTCACTAATGATATATCGATTATGAGTGCTACACTCTCAACTAGCCAAGATGAAACAACGACAGAGGCAGTTAAAGAGaaagaaaatgataatttagAAACTGTGCCTTCAAGCACTACGAGTGATTATGATTTAACAACTAAAATTGAAACGGAAACTACTACAATACTAAGAACAACAACTCTAGATGAGCCAGATAATACGACACCCTCAGGTATAGAAACTGCTACAACTACAGTtacaaatgatattaaatcaaatgacATAATAACAGTCAGCAATCAGCAAAACTTTGCTACACAATCAACCATTCcaaaaaaagattttgttatttttggaaTACTTCCTAATAATACAGTGGTACGTAAAGATCCTAACGATAACCCACTGGAAGCATTAACAGAAGCAAGTCCATATATCATTTACGGCGTACTAccaaataacacaataatacGCAAGTTTCCGAATGGAACTCGAGTGCCACAAATCATGCAAAAAATTGACGTACTACCAATCAGTCCATGGAGTCTAAAAAATCCATACAGCCCCATCCATAACATTCCGGCCATTGTCAGACCACAGTCTAACCCTATCCGAGTTTCCACTAATACTGTGATATCCAAAGACACTTCAAATAACGAAAAGGAAAACCGATTAACCATCGACACTGTAAATAACCTACAAGTAATGGTATTGATTTTATGTTGTTTAGCTTGAACGCTGTGCTTTGGGCTTCACTTTTTTCCTTTTGTATAGAACACATTCACGCGTAGATGGGGTAAGTTGGTGATGGTCTTGTAGTAAGCTGTATGCATGATCCTTGGGAAATAGTAAAGCTTTTAACAACATTGCGAggcataacatattatttcataattgcaGATACCCTCATCGGcacttaatataaaagatagcAGTTCATTGGGTATAACTACCTCCACACAGCCACCTGCTGAAAAAAGCACTGCCTCGCATGTTTTAAGTTTACGCACAACTACAATGCTACCTTCTGTTGATGAGATTCTGCTTAATAGTATATCTTTGGCCACTAAAGAGGAGATGGTCATATCTTCAATGACAAGTTCAACTCCTGAAACAAGAATATTAACACTGGATATCGATCCGgaggtataataataatttacatcaaATCATATTGACATCTTAATCATGCTTTGGtggattaatattttttttaattatattaattatgcatACTCACTAACgaggaaaattaaaaattacgaaaCTGCctttaacactttttttttatttaaaattaaacgtaaCGTGGTTAAAGGTAAGTGGTGAAGGAACtgcatatgtattatttatttgtttcctaTATTTCGTAATCGCGAGTAaaggataatattttttatgaatgcaTTACAGACTAAACAAATCCGAACTGAGAAACCTGATGATGCTAATGGAAACAcagtattcaaatttattccaATAGAAGACGTCACGGTAGCGTCTACACAAGAGTCTAATGTTTTGAAACTGGCTTCACCTAAAATTCCTAAATTAACTACAGTTAATAATCTTCAAACTACAACCATTTTGAGTACAACTGAAATTAATACACAAACACCACAATTACAAATGAATACAGAaagtaacaatgaaataactaCAACAGTACAAACTTCTGTAGGCACGCCATTTGAACTAAGTACTGAAACAGTCAGAGATGAGCCTCCTACGCCTGTATTTATGGATGAACCTCTTGTCACTACTGAAACCCAAGTAACAACATTGGCAGAAACGACACTCGTGTCTTCTGTTACATCGGATGCGCCGGCTACTGCCGAGTTAAGTAACTTTAACCCTACGCCGAGCAGCATTTTATCTGATGGAAGTACAACCGAGACTACAACTGTAACAACCGAAACATCATACATGCCTACGACATTACCAATATCAACATTCCGTGTGCCTACAGCAACCTCAGTAGCTAGTGCAACAAATATAGTGTATCAAATGCAAACTGAACGAAATCCAAAAAATATAGGTGGTTTTGAAAATGCTAAAATTTTGGAAAATCAGCAACAGGAGAACGCAAAACTTTTACAAGCACTTTTATTAGCCATGGGTCAAAAACCAGCTAGCAAAGTGAACTCTAATGCTATCACTAAAGTGCAAACAACAACCGTGCGGTCTATTGAAGAGGATATAAGGCAATTCGAAGAAGATACGAAATTGTTAAAAGCGTTACTGCAAGCTACTGGAAGAGATCCTACATCCCTAAATATACCTTCATTGGGTGATGtcaaatctatactaacaACAACGCCCGCCATTGCAACAACAACTTTTAAAACTTCAACAACTCCTATAACTACAACTCAATCAGTACCACCTACAACACAAGCATCAATAGTCAAATCAACAACATCCTCAATAaacaatgacataaaacaattacaagaAGATACCAAACTATTACAAGCGCTATTGCAAGCTACGAGTAATAGAAATGTCGATAATAATAAGCCTATAATTTCGGGTATAACATCAAATGTGAGAATTGCTTCTAATCCATTAACAACTTCAA
The sequence above is a segment of the Zerene cesonia ecotype Mississippi chromosome 17, Zerene_cesonia_1.1, whole genome shotgun sequence genome. Coding sequences within it:
- the LOC119833245 gene encoding mucin-5AC-like isoform X5, whose amino-acid sequence is MRAGVWWGAIALTLLLVASNAIRTVQGEGTSRVSRRPTTTDRSSSNINRAEDYQPTFRPRGIRRREESPEPITPRSRSRSRLPEKENVVAQIDVTQAQQSRPNEQFESRRSNSRTRTRPTEITATSEKTLSRENVIRARSRQSGRRNSPTPLSQTQATVTLSSRSVDTKQDASNVKLDEISKPIPTAETIPANQFRRRSSTVSTLEETKPARSRGRYDSRINTSSLDLEVSGTTNTFTATAKEQSVLRENDLRNSRKLRYKTRTSETDTNLTGDGIVATNEVIKSSQKNDLTSQRETKSPSSSTTERVSSSTGTLKSMKVVRRPISRGTSTKSVVVKNKSKVSDEISEDDNYPESFKALIQAKNATQPNSPSSESLSVKASQVSKTYASPTQSIITGPGTDKNSRLRKKVKLEENSDTDQNKIGTIATTTILTTTTSTTSSTTTTSTTTEQSKSRSSAYRPRGSYLPRNKKVNSTPSDISSTSASPSTERQYKFSRKFKSVTNAPNTDVVLKTKRVDNSITKKPVIRSSLFSRKNDPPNNATVIPLNENRKRDRVQSANYFKVRRTLPSTSYYSRQRNNISSTTETNTVVDTETAIADKKTENSNDLPLIFTYLNNPPKSTNKHNESEKFSRENSTENEIINKAEESENKIIVNTEVTTQKYHANYKGDTEPNQKSVTSATPAIRNIQTRKYGRKPIKTRDQALNSSPVIFKTKERNVRKYSDTFSKTTEAPGNSEQGEEIQLGPELNAIAITKTRRPLTSADLRLSESLTKPLQVLNVEASQHSPSVTVSIFDALAEILTSTPKPRISTTTEVLPKQTTDSNVKQTLNGVSNNVNVNSGTGFASKETVTSKDNLNTNAMFVQTTEQNKQIVFNSMPVGENVTPSLKAEDEKTISVTPPQTTSTPPPTTPLSARKPFAIRVLYSETETPIDRMTTAASTTNVLSTDKPTMVYNSISDLLLSNNGLVSSGLTSMLSSNIRSIIEGMDEESKSRLSVGMTNLLNTLNPDAFSRVPIVDDSSPPNTTPYSLEDIKDTANINIINEPSDDTNNVLQSVDIEKIVNSTEMLDNSQMVNTESSVSVNTIQPTEITETTVFASDTETSIIDTTIRQDLQVSTSTIKTTELFISESGSSTITNNDIIPENSTEDPVNNLKSVLSSTNSPKEDVIPIELNSLREDSLDTQLQSPVSSIQLSLNESDEANDLQDPGQVSQLQLWVLSKKARVLKMIEDLLRDHNNEISNPPFNNLINRKNSSSALMSSRLTEIMNTMTLTTVTSDTDKIETSSTTFPNDFLNPTTKSITTSPSTVPLETTTTNNAFIATTLINDDPLTNTIKTDESTLETASNVADAFTNDISIMSATLSTSQDETTTEAVKEKENDNLETVPSSTTSDYDLTTKIETETTTILRTTTLDEPDNTTPSGIETATTTVTNDIKSNDIITVSNQQNFATQSTIPKKDFVIFGILPNNTVVRKDPNDNPLEALTEASPYIIYGVLPNNTIIRKFPNGTRVPQIMQKIDVLPISPWSLKNPYSPIHNIPAIVRPQSNPIRVSTNTVISKDTSNNEKENRLTIDTVNNLQVMIPSSALNIKDSSSLGITTSTQPPAEKSTASHVLSLRTTTMLPSVDEILLNSISLATKEEMVISSMTSSTPETRILTLDIDPETKQIRTEKPDDANGNTVFKFIPIEDVTVASTQESNVLKLASPKIPKLTTVNNLQTTTILSTTEINTQTPQLQMNTESNNEITTTVQTSVGTPFELSTETVRDEPPTPVFMDEPLVTTETQVTTLAETTLVSSVTSDAPATAELSNFNPTPSSILSDGSTTETTTVTTETSYMPTTLPISTFRVPTATSVASATNIVYQMQTERNPKNIGGFENAKILENQQQENAKLLQALLLAMGQKPASKVNSNAITKVQTTTVRSIEEDIRQFEEDTKLLKALLQATGRDPTSLNIPSLGDVKSILTTTPAIATTTFKTSTTPITTTQSVPPTTQASIVKSTTSSINNDIKQLQEDTKLLQALLQATSNRNVDNNKPIISGITSNVRIASNPLTTSMGSNPTTSFNVRPVYTTTRAPFTSTVKSQIVTVSTFQPTTEDIGISTTFQPINKIMSTTTPNSRITITTEIPSSSTYSDEEDLLFLQNLKSVLNTNNKNEDPETALANRVIALAVERSLNEIQQGKSVGTTEVMTTTTPKPTTTTRTTTTRITTTPRQNMLSIEDDIKQFEQDTKLLQALLKATGQDPSKFNIPTLPTVTTTVSVNNPPSVDDDLKLLSNLLASPSPLNEPFDPLTQRPAAIQSNKGIPPTTSIKPQNIKIAVKDDLKNEQDDAKLLQTLIKLQDAQETTTVRSKLAITGHDPDEALKKLIQKTQPAGMMSEATKSSISLSTEYGNSNDALLAALLKEQGFGPTTASSLDEQLRLAALLNQVVVTPKARRTTTPPPPPPAPRRPILDGLAWLWQQWRETGPGPGGSRPSRPASVRQPTPSQATSSRVNWFGSGPFVGNADEGPPANRIPLEPPSAVEQGPGRGQLVSAAINVTRAFSQFLGAAIQGAAQTVQSVFRAGQKAASDMYTNGSGGSG